AGCGGGAATAATCTAAATCAATTTTTATCCAAATGATGGATAATTCAATAAATCAAATTGATTAGTTAAATCACTGTGAGAGGGAAAAATGAAAAAAGCATGTCCTAAATGTAACGGAACCGGTTCCATAATTGTAGATACAAAAATATGTGATAATTGTGATGGAACTGGCTATGTAGACACATTTGAAATGAAAAATCACTTTAAAGGCGTAAACAGTAATGCTAGAGCCAAGTTTGATTTGGATGCGGATCGGGATGTTCCATGTGAAGTTTGTGATGGAAAGGGAATGGTGGATGTCTTGGAAGACTGTTCCTATTGCAATGGAACCGGAGAGATTACTGTTTGCAATGAATGTGGAAAACGTATTGACTCTGATGAGAATTACTGTGACGAATGTGCACAAAAGCAAGAAGAAGAGAAAAAGAAGAAACAGTTGGAAAGAGAGAAAAATCCTGAAAAGATCGTTGTGGAATCTGATATTTCCGGAAAAGAGATTATTTATGAATTGGATGGACTATGTGAAATGAGTGACTTGGAGCTTAATTCCATCTACAGAGGTAAGGTCACAAGAGTGGAAAGATACGGCCTCTTTGTAAGCTTGAACAATCAGGTTTGGGGATTGATGAGAACACGTAACTCTTCCAATAAAGTTGGAGATTATGTATTCGTAAGGATCACCCAAATAAAAGAGAGAAAACGTGAAGTGGACATGGCTCCTGCAAGCGTTTTCAAAGGGGAATATGTCATTAAGAAAGTCAAGAAGAACATCGAAAGATCAAAGATTGAAACCCTTGATGACTCTTCACTCAATAGTGTCGTTAAAGTTTATGGGGAAGTCATACAAATCCAACAGACTTCCGGACCGACCATATTCACCATTACTGACGAAACTGCAATCACTTGGGCTGCGGCATTCAATGAGCCTGGAGTCAGAATGTATCCAGAAATTGAAATCGGAGACATTGTTGAAGTGATTGGAGAAGTCAATAAGCATAATGGTGAAATCCAAATCGAATCCAGCAGCATTGAAAAGCTGGAAGGTGAAGAAGCCAGAAAGATGAGGGAATTCATTGACATTGCTTTAGATAAAAAGGCAGAACCTGATGATGTGGATTTCCTAATTCAAAGCCCTGTTTTAGACAGACTTAAACCTAAAATGAGAGAGGCCGCAAAAGTCATCAGAAGAGCAATTCTAGATGGAAGATCCATTCTTGTCAGACACCATGCTGATGCGGATGGAATCTGTGCAGGGGTTGCAATGGAAAAGGCAGTTATTCCACTCTTAAAGGAATTCAATCCAGATAATGACGCTGAATATCATTACTTCAAGCGTTCCCCTAGTAAGGCTCCGTTCTATGAATTGGAAGATGTTGTTAAGGATTTGTCATTTGCATTGGAAGACTTTGAAAGACACGGACAGAAATTACCACTCATTGTATTATTGGACAATGGTTCCACAGAGGAAGACATTGTAGCTTTAATGCAGGCAAAGATCTATGATATTGAAATAGTTGTCATTGACCACCACTTCCCAGGTGAATTGATTACAAAAACCTTGAAAAGTGGAGAAACCGTTGATGGAAGCGTGAATTGCAATAATGAAGACATCATCGCAGGCACTGTTGCAGTGGATGAATATGTGGACACTCATGTGAATCCATACCTTGTTGGAGGAGACTCCCAAATAACCGCTGGAGCATTGGCAACTGAAGTGGCACATATCATAAATCCTGATGTTGAAGATCTGATAAAGCACTTGCCTGCTGTTGCTGTATTGGGAGACCGTGCAGAAGCGGATGAAGTGGAACAGTATGTAAAGCTTGCATCAGAGAAAGGATACGATAGAGAGCAGCTGAAGAAAATTGCCGAATGTATTGACTTTGAAGCTTACTTCCTTAGATTCATGAACGGTAGAGGAATCATTGATACCATTTTAGGTGTGGACAATCTTGATAAGCATCCTAAGATGGTGGAGGCATTGTATAAGGAATACTTAAGACGTGTAGACATACAGATGAAAGCCACTTTGCCTAATGTAAAAAGAGTCCAATTGGAAAATGGAATCTACTTCAATGTGCTGGATGTTGAAAAATACGCTCATAAGTTCACATTCCCTGCACCTGGAAAAACATGCGGATTTGTTCATGACAAGATTGTTAAGGAGATTGGTGAAGACAAGCCAATCATTACCCTTGGTCATGGACCTGACTTTGGAGTCTTAAGGGCAACTGATTCCGTTCATAAGATGTTTGGATTCAATGTCAACAATATTGTCATCAGTCTTGCAGATAAAATACCTCAAGCTGGTATCGATGGTGGAGGTCACGAATGTGCAGGATCAATAAAATATATTGAAGGTCTTGGCAAGGAAGTATTGAATCAACTTCTAAGTGAAATCCAAAATATGACTAATGAATAAAATTTTAATTTTAAATTAAATTCAAAAAATAAAATTTGTATTATAATTAATAAAATAATTTTTTGATAAATTTTGATTATGAAAAATTTTATCAATAAAATTATTTTCAACTTTCTTTTTTTAAAAAATTAAAACTAAAATTAAAAATTTATTAAAATACTATTTTTAAACTGTGAGATATAGATATACTTAATTCATTTTTACAATCATATGGTATGATGTAATTAAATTGATTTTGCCATTAATTAAATTAATTCTATTTTGATAAACCATCATTTAATTAAATCTTAATATATAATTTTTACACAAAAATGAAACTGTGAAAAATTGAAATAATTTTTTATCAAAATTATGAAAAAATGAAAATTTTGATGAAAAAAATTTCGTGAAAAGTTTTAATAACATGAAACTAAAATTAATTAAAATTTTGAAAATTAAAAATAAGAATTAAAAAATCAAGAAAAAGTTTTAATAATATAAAACAAAAAATTATGAAAATAAGAAAAATGAAAATAAAAAAAATAATAAAAA
This genomic interval from Methanobrevibacter sp. contains the following:
- a CDS encoding DHH family phosphoesterase — translated: MKKACPKCNGTGSIIVDTKICDNCDGTGYVDTFEMKNHFKGVNSNARAKFDLDADRDVPCEVCDGKGMVDVLEDCSYCNGTGEITVCNECGKRIDSDENYCDECAQKQEEEKKKKQLEREKNPEKIVVESDISGKEIIYELDGLCEMSDLELNSIYRGKVTRVERYGLFVSLNNQVWGLMRTRNSSNKVGDYVFVRITQIKERKREVDMAPASVFKGEYVIKKVKKNIERSKIETLDDSSLNSVVKVYGEVIQIQQTSGPTIFTITDETAITWAAAFNEPGVRMYPEIEIGDIVEVIGEVNKHNGEIQIESSSIEKLEGEEARKMREFIDIALDKKAEPDDVDFLIQSPVLDRLKPKMREAAKVIRRAILDGRSILVRHHADADGICAGVAMEKAVIPLLKEFNPDNDAEYHYFKRSPSKAPFYELEDVVKDLSFALEDFERHGQKLPLIVLLDNGSTEEDIVALMQAKIYDIEIVVIDHHFPGELITKTLKSGETVDGSVNCNNEDIIAGTVAVDEYVDTHVNPYLVGGDSQITAGALATEVAHIINPDVEDLIKHLPAVAVLGDRAEADEVEQYVKLASEKGYDREQLKKIAECIDFEAYFLRFMNGRGIIDTILGVDNLDKHPKMVEALYKEYLRRVDIQMKATLPNVKRVQLENGIYFNVLDVEKYAHKFTFPAPGKTCGFVHDKIVKEIGEDKPIITLGHGPDFGVLRATDSVHKMFGFNVNNIVISLADKIPQAGIDGGGHECAGSIKYIEGLGKEVLNQLLSEIQNMTNE